Proteins from a single region of Aureibacter tunicatorum:
- a CDS encoding DJ-1/PfpI family protein, which translates to MSILKKINIGFILTPGFRPADVIELDAVFRFHPRNKVFYLSEDSHSKIYGKSGMGMVSDTSFEDCPKLDVLVVGEMDDSAFFNESLLSFIVKQSHQAQYVIGISNGVKLLYQAGVLSQQQVTADRRTLEDLKTSDLRLVDERRFVRDGKFITSGPSTGAIEAAFFVFDQFRSTWLTKFTEFTLEYDAHIQFPLKKEIILDKPLDLKALNVGVLTTPGLYLPDIMGAVDVLGSLPNAKFYYLSNEKGTSNSIINFGAQVISDTTFDECPQLDVLIVGATHPRYVSNERVIKFILKQEKKAASVISVCAGTFIIGATGLLRGRNAATNYHQVSDLPMIGAKIAGKEVECDGKFMSAGPAVGSYEVGLKAVEVLAGKEWAQYIEHEVLEFSPNPLYGTNPRNASKSILSVTHFASFFLKRIYRPFIKKGLAIGKS; encoded by the coding sequence ATGAGTATTTTAAAGAAAATAAATATAGGGTTTATTTTAACTCCCGGTTTTAGGCCTGCCGATGTGATTGAATTGGACGCTGTTTTTAGATTTCACCCAAGGAATAAAGTTTTTTATTTATCTGAAGATTCGCATTCGAAAATATATGGAAAGTCTGGAATGGGAATGGTTTCCGATACTTCATTTGAAGACTGTCCCAAGCTAGACGTGTTGGTAGTTGGAGAAATGGATGATAGCGCTTTTTTCAATGAGAGCTTGTTGTCGTTCATTGTCAAGCAATCTCATCAAGCTCAGTATGTGATTGGCATTTCCAATGGAGTGAAATTGCTTTATCAAGCCGGGGTATTAAGCCAACAACAGGTGACGGCTGATAGACGAACTTTAGAGGACTTGAAGACAAGCGACTTGAGGCTTGTGGATGAAAGGCGATTTGTCAGAGACGGAAAATTTATCACTTCTGGACCTTCCACAGGAGCTATTGAAGCGGCTTTTTTTGTTTTTGATCAGTTTAGAAGCACTTGGTTGACAAAGTTCACTGAATTCACGCTTGAATATGATGCGCATATTCAGTTCCCGTTGAAAAAAGAAATCATACTTGACAAACCTTTGGATTTGAAAGCTTTAAATGTGGGTGTGTTAACAACTCCTGGCTTATATTTGCCTGATATTATGGGTGCTGTCGATGTGCTAGGATCATTGCCAAATGCAAAGTTTTATTACTTAAGCAACGAAAAAGGGACCTCAAATTCAATTATCAACTTTGGAGCTCAGGTTATTTCAGACACTACCTTTGATGAATGCCCTCAATTAGACGTTTTGATTGTAGGAGCTACGCATCCTCGTTATGTTTCGAATGAACGGGTGATTAAGTTTATCCTAAAGCAGGAAAAAAAAGCGGCTTCGGTTATCAGCGTCTGCGCAGGAACATTTATCATTGGGGCTACGGGACTGCTTCGAGGACGAAATGCGGCGACTAATTATCATCAAGTGTCTGACTTGCCTATGATAGGAGCCAAGATCGCAGGCAAAGAAGTAGAATGCGATGGAAAATTCATGTCAGCCGGACCTGCTGTAGGCTCTTATGAGGTTGGGTTGAAAGCGGTGGAGGTGCTAGCTGGTAAAGAATGGGCTCAGTATATTGAGCATGAGGTTTTGGAGTTTTCTCCCAACCCGCTTTATGGAACCAATCCTCGTAATGCGTCAAAATCAATTTTGAGTGTTACTCATTTTGCCTCTTTTTTCCTCAAAAGAATTTACAGGCCATTTATCAAAAAAGGACTGGCTATTGGAAAGAGCTAA
- the yfcE gene encoding phosphodiesterase, protein MKIIFVSDIHGSLSRLEKVAEFIKSENPDNIVMLGDALYHGPRNPLPEEYNPSAVALLLNQFKDKITAVRGNCDSEVDQMLIDYPMMADYSQLFIDGKKWFATHGHLYQPESSFPSQESFDVFISGHTHLPVLHEQDGKIIFNPGSISLPKGGNEPTFGMYENLTFKLMSLEGEPLEQLEIINQK, encoded by the coding sequence ATGAAAATCATATTCGTTTCGGACATACATGGCTCCTTGAGCAGGTTGGAAAAAGTCGCGGAATTCATCAAATCAGAAAACCCCGATAACATAGTCATGTTGGGGGATGCTTTATATCATGGGCCACGCAATCCATTGCCTGAAGAATACAATCCCTCTGCCGTTGCTCTATTGCTCAATCAATTCAAAGACAAAATCACTGCTGTAAGAGGAAATTGCGACAGCGAAGTGGATCAAATGCTCATTGACTATCCAATGATGGCCGATTATTCACAACTTTTCATAGATGGCAAAAAATGGTTTGCAACTCACGGACATTTATACCAACCTGAATCATCGTTTCCGTCGCAAGAATCATTCGATGTATTTATCTCAGGCCATACGCATTTGCCCGTATTGCATGAACAAGATGGCAAAATCATCTTCAATCCGGGATCAATTAGTCTTCCCAAAGGTGGCAACGAGCCCACATTCGGGATGTATGAAAACCTGACATTCAAACTTATGTCACTAGAAGGAGAACCGCTGGAGCAATTAGAAATAATAAATCAAAAATAA
- a CDS encoding FAD-dependent monooxygenase yields the protein MNTNTTINIVGGGIAGISLAMGLEKSGMEYKLFEKNDSLTYDWVGLGISSNIFQILESWDVLEETKAIGGEIRQFCFVDKKLNDLSIMKISKPPLSVNRKLFYDLLVDKLDQSRIKTGKAIYTDDFDTDDLVVYADGIDSKARKSMHPDLKLRDSGQLLWRGISNVNLDKRFVHSYHDFVGENLRFAIIYSGEGCYSWYLIKEGNVNNLSKADKSDLKEWVKDYHSVIHEVLDNSEGIYFSELKDIAPCHRSKKGWHLGNSLLTGDAIHPMTPNMANGACLAIEGAHVLAGSLSNATDKEFEEIIAGYKQQRSAKVNRVVHQSWYFGKMLHQRNAIMDKMVMNSLRLTPQFMFDKIYSAVLK from the coding sequence ATGAATACCAACACGACAATCAACATTGTGGGGGGAGGAATCGCGGGGATATCACTGGCTATGGGCTTGGAAAAGTCAGGGATGGAATACAAACTTTTTGAAAAGAATGATTCGCTTACTTATGACTGGGTAGGCCTGGGAATCAGCTCTAATATTTTCCAGATTTTGGAATCTTGGGATGTATTGGAAGAAACAAAAGCTATTGGAGGAGAAATAAGACAGTTTTGCTTTGTTGATAAAAAACTCAATGACCTGTCTATAATGAAGATTTCCAAACCTCCTTTGTCAGTTAACAGGAAATTATTCTATGACTTATTGGTAGACAAGCTTGATCAAAGCAGAATCAAGACAGGCAAGGCGATATATACTGACGATTTTGATACTGATGATTTGGTGGTATATGCTGATGGCATTGATTCAAAGGCGAGAAAGTCGATGCACCCTGATTTGAAGCTAAGGGATTCAGGTCAGTTGCTTTGGAGAGGTATTTCAAATGTCAATTTAGATAAAAGGTTTGTTCATTCTTACCATGATTTTGTTGGAGAAAATCTGCGTTTTGCTATTATTTATTCTGGAGAGGGTTGCTACAGCTGGTACTTGATCAAGGAGGGAAATGTTAACAACTTGTCAAAGGCTGATAAGAGCGACTTGAAAGAATGGGTTAAAGATTATCATTCGGTCATTCACGAAGTGCTTGACAATAGCGAAGGAATCTACTTTTCGGAGTTGAAAGATATAGCGCCTTGCCATCGAAGCAAAAAAGGTTGGCATTTGGGGAATAGCTTGTTGACTGGAGATGCCATACATCCTATGACTCCCAATATGGCTAACGGAGCTTGTTTGGCCATCGAAGGGGCGCATGTGTTGGCGGGATCGCTAAGTAATGCAACCGATAAGGAATTTGAGGAAATCATTGCGGGTTATAAGCAACAGAGATCAGCTAAGGTAAATAGAGTTGTTCATCAATCGTGGTATTTTGGAAAAATGCTTCATCAAAGAAATGCTATTATGGATAAGATGGTGATGAACAGTTTGAGGTTAACGCCTCAGTTTATGTTTGATAAAATTTATTCAGCGGTATTGAAGTAG
- a CDS encoding helix-turn-helix domain-containing protein, with protein MDLTKYRSYLLGEGNEYICDTLESFVDAIALPTPFRKNDGVSFIFINQGRITVKVGYEVLVLEASQMLVVQLGKPYSIESASHEIQGYVLSIKDGGVLGTMGDHSLIFHLDFLDTWSNSFYEINHLPVKFIENIFSRIYWQYNHDRQNLMMVNAYVITLMLEMNGLYNEMTNINRSAIDLSRKFKKLVYQHIETQNSVSSFASLLAVSPNHLNKSVKSATGYSASELISKIKIIEAKVLLMLADTTVADVAVRLGFEDPSYFSRFFKKHENTSPSEYRKMIDMSSL; from the coding sequence ATGGATTTGACAAAGTATAGAAGTTATTTGCTGGGAGAAGGCAATGAGTATATTTGTGATACACTCGAAAGCTTTGTTGATGCTATTGCCTTGCCTACACCTTTTCGTAAGAATGATGGGGTAAGCTTTATATTTATAAATCAAGGTCGCATAACAGTAAAGGTAGGCTATGAAGTTTTGGTTTTGGAAGCGAGCCAGATGCTCGTGGTCCAATTAGGAAAGCCGTATTCTATTGAATCAGCATCCCATGAGATCCAAGGTTATGTCTTAAGTATAAAAGATGGAGGCGTATTGGGGACTATGGGAGACCATTCATTGATTTTTCATTTAGATTTTTTGGATACATGGAGCAATTCTTTTTATGAAATCAATCATTTGCCAGTGAAGTTTATCGAAAATATTTTCAGCAGAATTTATTGGCAGTATAATCATGATCGTCAAAATTTGATGATGGTAAATGCTTATGTGATTACTTTAATGCTGGAAATGAATGGGCTTTATAACGAAATGACTAATATCAATCGCTCGGCCATAGATTTAAGTAGAAAATTCAAAAAACTGGTTTATCAGCATATTGAAACTCAAAATAGCGTATCGAGCTTCGCGTCTTTGCTGGCTGTAAGCCCAAACCATCTTAACAAATCAGTAAAGTCGGCTACAGGCTATTCAGCTTCGGAGCTTATTTCTAAAATTAAGATTATAGAAGCGAAAGTGCTGTTGATGCTTGCGGATACTACGGTTGCGGATGTTGCTGTTAGATTGGGCTTTGAAGATCCTTCCTATTTCAGCAGATTTTTTAAAAAGCATGAGAATACTTCACCGTCTGAATATCGCAAAATGATTGATATGTCCTCATTGTAG
- a CDS encoding AraC family transcriptional regulator, whose product MIQFIISATFSQSAIACYLLWKKLRKNAPEQYLMLWLIITCISFLIKIILTHFVSKDSFLHLFSVPLSLANGALLYLYVMEKSHNLIFELKEQLTHLSLLFFGLLFYAFCSISYHLTGEEYFVNTYQISIAITTIVSNTIYLGYILYLNYSDPKKYEAISWLKFPIIILLIPFLLSFNFLLGIEKVNFFIRVHGYCSGFVFVILIVQKYLLQSDSQEIINEIKPSKYKNSGLKTEQARNYVNQLEELMKKEKLYLNQELSLNDLAEKLDQPKHHLSEALNTVLEKNFYQYTNAYRVEEAQKQLKNGFNENILQLAYSSGFSSKTTFNTHFKKITGMTPVQYKKSLA is encoded by the coding sequence ATGATACAATTCATCATTTCCGCTACATTTTCACAATCGGCGATAGCTTGCTATTTGCTTTGGAAAAAATTGAGAAAAAATGCTCCTGAACAATATCTTATGCTTTGGTTGATCATTACCTGCATCAGCTTTCTTATCAAAATAATCTTAACCCATTTCGTATCAAAGGATTCTTTTCTTCACCTTTTCAGCGTGCCTTTATCTCTTGCCAATGGCGCTCTGCTCTACTTGTATGTGATGGAAAAAAGCCACAATTTGATATTTGAGCTTAAAGAACAATTAACCCACCTTTCCTTGTTATTTTTTGGCCTATTATTCTACGCGTTTTGTTCTATTTCTTACCATTTAACAGGTGAAGAATATTTTGTTAACACCTATCAAATATCCATTGCTATCACTACTATTGTTTCCAATACTATCTATTTAGGCTATATCCTTTACCTTAATTACTCTGATCCCAAAAAGTATGAAGCGATCAGTTGGCTCAAGTTTCCTATCATTATTTTATTAATCCCGTTTTTATTGTCGTTTAATTTTTTGCTGGGAATTGAAAAAGTCAATTTCTTCATTCGAGTTCATGGTTATTGCTCAGGTTTTGTCTTTGTGATTCTTATCGTTCAGAAGTACTTATTGCAATCCGATTCGCAAGAAATTATCAACGAAATTAAACCATCCAAATATAAAAACTCAGGATTAAAAACCGAACAAGCTCGAAACTATGTGAATCAGCTGGAAGAGCTAATGAAAAAAGAAAAACTCTATCTAAACCAAGAGCTTTCGCTTAATGATCTTGCTGAAAAACTAGACCAACCCAAACATCATCTATCAGAAGCCTTGAATACTGTATTGGAAAAAAACTTTTATCAATACACTAATGCTTACAGAGTGGAAGAAGCTCAAAAACAATTAAAAAACGGCTTCAATGAGAATATTCTTCAACTTGCCTATTCATCTGGCTTCAGTTCAAAGACCACTTTCAATACGCATTTCAAGAAAATCACGGGAATGACTCCTGTGCAATACAAAAAATCTCTTGCTTAA
- a CDS encoding aromatic amino acid hydroxylase: protein MNNILSQKEIKERLPLHLQKFVIDQSYDSYTELDHAKWRYVMRMTLQYASDYAHEFFLPALKKMNLPIDRIPRIEQVNNAVNPYGWNAVCINAFITTKTFLEFHSEKILVVATCVRTLQHLKYTPYPDLIHDILGHGPCVAFSPIERLMRYFGKLGTRAFSSRLDSELHDALNKLSILKEEKSTNAQEINQVSGLIDYLKASFSEVSEMEKVRRLHWYTLEYGLVGSLGTPKIYGAGLLSSIGESYKSLSHDVEKRPYTLGVYNDDFDPTQHQKKLNVIKDFESLEQLLEEFAARMAISTGGVCGLGKLIDSKDIGTLELDHLLQITGEFANMISFEGKPVYIESRDRVVLSVENQMLKKASKVRSPLGIVIQCVVNDAFKDLKLLHQELKSGDRIELHYDSGMSFEGNIENTIIHQGVLLVIEASQHYIYNHGVKSLEGEGCTLLFGNKVNSVYAGVVDKNTFEEYEPIVSMPPLPEHSVAEKKHFVFYKELREMRLNHSIDLKRLKEIFNASIENAPKDWLIILELYELIGASNDNFKDIVKNKLLELAKNDDYRVLIEKGLALRIY from the coding sequence ATGAATAATATATTGAGTCAAAAAGAAATAAAAGAACGATTGCCTCTGCATTTGCAAAAATTTGTGATAGATCAGTCTTACGATTCATACACTGAATTGGATCATGCGAAATGGAGATATGTAATGAGGATGACTCTTCAATATGCTTCAGACTATGCGCATGAGTTTTTCTTGCCTGCATTGAAAAAAATGAACTTGCCAATAGATCGAATACCAAGGATAGAACAGGTGAATAATGCTGTAAATCCCTATGGATGGAATGCGGTATGCATCAATGCATTTATCACAACCAAAACCTTTTTAGAATTTCATAGTGAAAAGATATTGGTAGTGGCCACATGTGTTCGCACGCTTCAACATTTGAAGTATACTCCTTATCCTGATTTGATTCATGATATTTTAGGTCACGGGCCATGTGTTGCATTTTCGCCAATAGAGAGGCTGATGCGATATTTTGGAAAATTAGGCACCAGAGCTTTTTCTTCGCGATTAGATAGCGAATTGCATGATGCGCTTAATAAGCTGTCGATCCTTAAAGAGGAAAAGTCTACAAATGCGCAAGAGATTAATCAAGTGTCTGGATTAATCGATTATCTAAAAGCTTCGTTTTCAGAAGTGTCAGAGATGGAAAAAGTACGAAGACTTCATTGGTATACATTGGAATATGGTCTTGTAGGTTCTTTAGGTACTCCAAAAATATATGGAGCGGGTTTGTTGTCGTCCATTGGGGAAAGCTATAAAAGCCTGAGTCATGATGTTGAAAAAAGACCATATACTTTGGGGGTTTACAATGATGATTTTGATCCGACACAACATCAAAAAAAACTTAATGTTATTAAGGATTTTGAATCATTGGAACAGTTGCTGGAGGAGTTTGCTGCACGGATGGCAATATCTACAGGAGGAGTATGTGGATTGGGCAAACTTATAGATTCAAAAGATATAGGTACTTTAGAATTGGATCATTTGCTGCAAATAACCGGAGAATTTGCTAATATGATAAGCTTTGAAGGAAAACCGGTTTATATTGAATCACGAGATAGAGTAGTATTATCTGTTGAAAATCAAATGTTGAAGAAAGCAAGTAAGGTTCGATCTCCCTTAGGTATTGTTATTCAATGTGTTGTAAATGATGCCTTTAAAGATTTGAAGCTTTTACATCAAGAACTGAAATCAGGAGACCGTATAGAACTTCATTATGACTCCGGTATGTCATTCGAAGGCAACATTGAAAATACAATAATTCATCAAGGAGTATTATTGGTTATTGAAGCAAGTCAACATTATATTTATAACCATGGAGTAAAGAGTTTGGAAGGCGAAGGCTGTACATTGCTATTTGGGAACAAAGTGAATTCTGTTTATGCGGGAGTCGTAGATAAGAATACTTTTGAAGAATATGAACCTATTGTTTCAATGCCGCCATTGCCGGAACACAGTGTAGCGGAGAAAAAGCATTTTGTTTTTTATAAAGAATTGCGAGAAATGCGGCTAAACCATTCAATTGATTTAAAAAGGTTAAAGGAGATATTTAATGCATCCATTGAAAATGCTCCTAAGGACTGGCTGATTATACTTGAGCTTTATGAGTTGATAGGCGCAAGCAATGACAATTTTAAAGATATAGTGAAAAATAAACTTTTGGAGTTGGCTAAGAATGATGATTATAGAGTTTTAATAGAAAAGGGGTTAGCATTGAGAATCTATTAA
- a CDS encoding outer membrane beta-barrel protein, whose translation MKKLFLLAAGLFLSATSFAQIEKGKVSLGGTVGFSISESSMINYDYYMDEVSTEKTQLFQLLPSFGYFVSDNVSLGVTTGVMFEKSSQKGSEVEYKDRIIAFGPTVRYYKMINENFGFFGQGQFLYTSTQSWASNINASGHDSDKLKINGLRIGITPGITYFVSKSVALEASYGFFGYTQSKVKDEEDIKDTEFGLNLDTSSLTFGFQFYF comes from the coding sequence ATGAAAAAATTATTTTTACTAGCCGCTGGTCTATTCTTGTCAGCTACAAGTTTTGCTCAAATCGAAAAAGGGAAAGTCAGTCTAGGTGGCACTGTAGGATTTAGCATTTCCGAATCTTCTATGATAAATTATGATTATTACATGGATGAAGTATCTACAGAAAAGACTCAACTGTTCCAGCTATTGCCAAGCTTTGGATATTTTGTTTCAGATAATGTTTCTTTAGGTGTGACTACTGGAGTTATGTTTGAAAAAAGCTCACAAAAAGGGTCAGAAGTTGAATACAAAGACAGAATAATTGCTTTTGGCCCAACAGTAAGATACTACAAAATGATCAATGAGAATTTTGGATTTTTTGGACAAGGCCAATTTCTATATACAAGCACTCAATCCTGGGCTTCAAATATTAATGCCAGTGGCCACGATAGTGACAAACTAAAAATCAATGGCCTAAGAATTGGAATTACGCCGGGAATCACATACTTCGTAAGCAAATCAGTCGCTTTAGAAGCATCATATGGTTTCTTTGGCTATACGCAATCAAAAGTTAAAGACGAAGAAGATATTAAAGACACGGAATTCGGTCTTAATCTTGATACCTCATCCCTAACATTTGGTTTCCAATTTTATTTTTAA
- a CDS encoding TonB-dependent receptor, translated as MYRKLLLISSIITLMLSIFDNAMAQEISISGTVKDDSGNLPGVTVSLLKSDKGTITDIDGNFIIKSSEKGIFILQFSSVGYKTQEKELQINENKDYELGIIFMEQSMKELNEIIVSGTYYPSQQRAFEIQRKATNIQNVLASDGIGKLPDRNAAEAIQRIPGVVIERDQGEGKGVSVRGTPLEWNSVLINGNRLPATNLNESSSRDVSLDLFPSELIEYVAVSKTLTPDMEGDAIGGSINITTRNAPKEKLFNASMATGYHGQSEKPSYNGSLVYGDRHGKFGYILSASIWDRQWASESYELVYNVGHPELTPNEQFSIQQQEIRRQEGRRTTLGTHAMFDYEFNENHTIYLGGLYDYFANKEFVWDHIYQMPEIPELGTPRSNQGKALVSARDGIMYTTLWGINLGGKHQLNPKLHLDWEYATYNSFVTSGDKDENGKRKGFQVAQFSQDMAYSNLSSDTLMYWDFDSPNGKGASGDAFLPSSEQQMDPDALKLDLIVQQFRETKETDHVGQFNFEYIPNDRSRYKFGAKMKLKEKSYTQNSQYRVTSPFLPKSSLSDYELENFDSKGNFLEELDTPYEHLLLDQKITEGAFNQLIADALKNPNVANQSEIEKDFMALYYGQGTPTGADYYQITLSDKDNLFTAKENVFAVYALGDWQLTDKLSLLAGARGEMTLIEIQSTSLGEEGEKAKHTDKKSDYISVLPMVHLKYALRDNANIRLSYTKSLARPNFGQLNPGASSSFSGGMLNIVQGNTDLTPTYSHNFDLLGEYYFKDVGLFSGGVFYKKLNNVIYSYYTQTGNVVMTEFKNSDGWVAGFETAFSKRLTFLPGFLSGLGVECNYTFIQSETDITSSTLNDQGQLESNTTKQTLPKQPDHTFNTSLFYEKDNVLVRVAGNYKGAYIDNFNSRGDQHFRYYDKNFTVDLNASYSFSEKVRIFLEVNNLTNEPLRYYHGTNKQRTDQVEYYSMRGQIGLNYKF; from the coding sequence ATGTACAGAAAACTACTATTGATCTCATCAATCATCACGCTGATGCTTTCAATATTTGACAATGCAATGGCTCAGGAAATTTCGATTTCCGGCACAGTCAAAGATGATTCGGGAAACCTGCCCGGAGTCACTGTGAGTCTTTTAAAATCCGACAAAGGAACTATCACAGACATCGATGGAAATTTTATAATCAAGTCATCCGAAAAAGGAATTTTCATCCTTCAATTTAGCTCTGTAGGCTATAAAACTCAGGAAAAAGAACTCCAAATTAATGAAAATAAAGATTATGAATTAGGTATCATCTTCATGGAGCAATCTATGAAAGAACTGAATGAAATTATTGTAAGCGGAACTTATTATCCTTCTCAACAGCGAGCTTTCGAGATTCAAAGAAAAGCGACAAACATACAAAATGTTCTAGCTTCTGACGGCATTGGAAAGCTTCCAGACAGAAATGCCGCGGAGGCTATTCAAAGAATTCCAGGAGTGGTCATCGAAAGAGACCAGGGAGAAGGAAAGGGCGTAAGCGTTCGAGGCACTCCGCTTGAATGGAACTCCGTATTGATCAATGGCAACAGACTTCCGGCGACAAATCTCAACGAATCATCTTCAAGAGATGTCTCTTTGGATTTATTTCCTTCAGAATTAATCGAATATGTAGCCGTATCTAAAACACTCACACCAGACATGGAAGGAGATGCTATTGGCGGGTCCATCAATATCACAACCCGCAATGCTCCGAAAGAAAAGCTCTTCAATGCAAGTATGGCTACTGGCTATCATGGACAAAGTGAAAAGCCTAGCTACAATGGATCATTAGTTTATGGCGATCGTCATGGAAAATTCGGATACATTCTTTCCGCTTCGATTTGGGACCGACAGTGGGCTTCGGAAAGTTATGAATTGGTCTATAATGTTGGGCATCCAGAACTAACTCCTAACGAGCAATTCTCTATACAACAACAGGAAATCAGGCGTCAAGAAGGTCGTCGTACCACTTTGGGAACGCATGCAATGTTTGATTATGAATTCAATGAAAATCATACTATCTACCTAGGAGGCCTTTATGATTACTTTGCCAATAAAGAATTCGTATGGGATCATATCTACCAGATGCCTGAAATCCCAGAGCTGGGTACTCCTCGTTCCAATCAGGGAAAAGCTTTGGTATCTGCCAGAGATGGCATCATGTATACCACTTTATGGGGAATAAATCTGGGAGGGAAACATCAGCTGAACCCTAAACTTCATTTGGATTGGGAATATGCCACATATAACTCATTTGTAACAAGTGGAGATAAAGATGAAAACGGCAAGCGTAAAGGTTTTCAGGTCGCTCAATTCTCGCAGGACATGGCTTACTCTAATCTTTCCTCGGACACGCTTATGTATTGGGATTTTGATTCGCCAAACGGAAAAGGCGCTAGCGGTGACGCCTTCCTGCCTTCTTCTGAACAACAAATGGATCCGGATGCACTCAAACTGGACCTGATCGTTCAACAATTCAGGGAAACTAAAGAAACTGACCATGTCGGACAATTCAATTTCGAATATATACCTAATGACAGGTCTCGCTATAAATTTGGCGCTAAGATGAAACTTAAGGAAAAAAGCTATACTCAAAACTCTCAGTACCGTGTCACTTCTCCATTTTTACCCAAAAGTTCTCTGAGTGATTATGAACTGGAAAATTTCGATTCTAAAGGCAACTTTCTTGAAGAATTAGACACTCCTTATGAGCATTTATTACTGGATCAAAAAATTACGGAAGGAGCTTTCAACCAACTTATTGCCGACGCTTTAAAAAATCCGAATGTAGCCAATCAGTCTGAAATAGAAAAAGACTTTATGGCTTTGTACTATGGGCAAGGCACTCCAACAGGAGCTGATTATTATCAAATCACACTTTCTGACAAGGACAATTTATTTACTGCAAAAGAGAATGTTTTTGCTGTATATGCTTTAGGTGATTGGCAACTGACCGACAAACTTTCATTGCTTGCGGGAGCCAGAGGAGAAATGACGCTTATCGAAATTCAATCTACTTCTTTGGGCGAAGAAGGTGAAAAAGCCAAGCATACCGACAAGAAATCCGACTACATCTCTGTTCTGCCAATGGTGCATTTAAAATATGCCCTTCGAGATAATGCTAATATCCGTTTGTCTTATACCAAAAGCTTAGCCCGTCCGAATTTTGGTCAGCTCAATCCGGGAGCCTCTTCCTCTTTTTCCGGCGGAATGCTTAATATCGTTCAGGGAAATACGGACCTTACGCCGACATATTCCCACAATTTTGATTTGCTTGGAGAATACTATTTCAAGGATGTCGGGCTTTTTTCAGGAGGTGTATTTTACAAAAAACTCAATAATGTCATTTACAGCTACTATACTCAAACGGGCAATGTAGTCATGACTGAATTCAAAAATTCAGATGGCTGGGTAGCTGGATTTGAAACAGCTTTCAGTAAGAGGCTGACTTTTCTTCCGGGATTTTTAAGTGGATTGGGTGTTGAATGCAATTATACTTTTATCCAATCTGAAACGGATATCACGAGCTCAACGCTTAATGATCAGGGACAGCTGGAATCCAATACGACGAAGCAGACTTTACCCAAACAACCTGACCATACATTCAATACCAGTCTTTTTTATGAAAAGGACAATGTGCTTGTGCGCGTTGCCGGAAACTACAAAGGCGCTTACATCGACAACTTCAATTCGAGAGGCGATCAGCATTTCAGGTATTACGACAAGAATTTCACTGTCGACCTTAATGCCTCATACTCCTTTTCGGAAAAAGTCAGAATCTTTCTCGAAGTCAACAATCTGACCAACGAGCCATTGAGGTATTACCATGGCACGAATAAGCAAAGAACCGATCAAGTTGAGTACTATTCGATGAGAGGTCAAATCGGATTGAACTATAAATTTTAA